A single genomic interval of Rhododendron vialii isolate Sample 1 chromosome 3a, ASM3025357v1 harbors:
- the LOC131319178 gene encoding protein virilizer homolog isoform X3, with translation MGRPEPCVLFSQTFVHPQLDEYVDEVIFAEPIVITACEFLEQNATSASSVVTLIGATSPPSFALEVFVQCEGETRFRRLCQPFLYSHSSSNVLEVEAVVTNHVVVRGSYRSLTLVIYGNTAEDLGQFNIEVDLDSTLTNTVSCIEGKLEDLPPALHPINVTIGDLIFMPKALSLEVPVSDISVEVKQLLDLTFKVLQLSNRGDVIDKVISMIVSAASSCATHSCYCPAISQKQSLVGKSTNYEGQSHFDYTEARNELFDIYNSLHHESGKLSSEYLGDSMLFEYEADLATSKQLMDILQKYIHFDGASGIFGHHQLSKNKSVILWLSAALLLCSGSESCFHFVNSGGMEQLGYIITHDVQNSHAITLMVLGVVEQATRHSIGCEGFLGWWPREDESIPLGTSVGYNELLKLLLQKQPHDVASLATHILHRLRFYEVASRYESSVLSALASLSTSGRVTNATVDKLTSARFQLKTLMKMINSRAPLEDPSPLASTSRSLLLGETEGVLLYKSTCSLITSSNCWFSNWDIDSHLLFLLKERGFFPLSAALLSSISQSQMGNAVDIFVDIASYLEAVILSLLFCRSGLIFLLHHPELSTNVILALRGSDGLKKEEPLPLRYASVLISKGFVCQPEEIGLIVEKHLRVVNAIDRLLTSDAHSEEILWVLWELCALSRSHCGRQALLALGHFPEAVSVLIAALQSIKELDPDTSNSGFVPLNLAVFHSAAEIFEVIVTDLTASSLGSWIGNATELHRALNSSSPGSNRKDAPTRLLEWVDASIVYHRKGATGLLQYIALLASGGDPHMASTSILLADTMDVENMVGDSSTSSDSNLIENLLGKPISENSYRAAVLRDSSVAQMTTAFRILAFISENSAVATALYDEGAVMVIHAVLLDCRLMLERSSNNYDYLVDEGSEGNSTSDLLLERTREQGLVDLVIPSLVLLVNLLQKLQDAKEQHRNTKLMKALLHLHREMSTRLASCAADLSSPYPCSALGLEAACHLLVSALACWPVYGWTPGLFSCLVDSLHATSLLALGPKEACCLLCLLNDLLPEEGFWLWKNGMPMLSALRTLAVGSLLGPQKEKQIGWYLQPEHLERVLSQLTPQLDKIGQIILQCAVSTLVVMQDMLRVFIIRIACLNADHACSLLRPIISWVRDRISVLSSLPDTDAYKVYRLLDFLSILLEHPRAKEGAFQMLIKVLERCIAVADSDEKQFCDNRNIDKCGFPLLTWCAPVFKSFSLLNDSRKAVQALGIYDRRVHNYENLTTEDRSRIMSYLLKFCKVLPVGRELLACLSTFKELCFSSEWKSALHSLLLHIQSSRNEECDVDGRYERDGSDNLLNTFEWRKSPPLLCCWITLLRSLDSKDVVPDYAVEAVDALSSGALCFCMDGISLNLDRVSALKYLFGLPFNTSGADVFLEENIKYIEDLTNLLGSKISDEKYPTDTDMNSTLYQAKKLVESLLFLLQKPTHLLKVDDISYSAFLPSTSDAPGSSKMHMVADGSAGKAEDYSLGGLAEKFIWECPENLPDRLSQTALSLKRKISPLEGSNRRPRGDNSPGETVGQNTFSRGSGPPIVPAGPTRRDTFRQRKPNTSRPPSMHVDDYVARERSVDVTSSSNVIAVPRIGSSSGRPPSIHVDEFMARQRERQNPVGQVVGDATQVKNTPAESDASAEKSNSKPRQLKPDLDDDLQGIDIVFDGEESESDDKLPFPQPDDNLPQPESVAVEQNSPRSIVGETENDINGNSQFSHLGDESIQSEFSSRMLVSRPELTLTREPSISSDRKYYEPSDGTKHTPLSSSGFSPSLYNRTAGQSVQSPINSRVPPNLSSKNSPQQTGAVQGVYDLKFQPPLPPMPPPSTISPAQLKTADTASSQSSPFVNAGADGQGPPPPGFHVHTEYLSALSKSSTLLTTSRPPPPLPPTPPPYSASSTPPSKTSTSQSQLYNQTSIGPSDFVQTPVAPFKDPRTVTLSVSYPPPSLMPPLVFSRPNSMLYGTSPTPHQGENQPSISQNLSIPLPTFQPFQSLGQLQPLQPPQILRPPQPPQHLRPPVPPSPQSEQGVSLLQSPVQMQVHQQLQILQQPHVSPLHVYYQSPQQESFSHPQQQQQHQQQQVEHSQLQIMHQQGGTSQQQQDPMMSLQHFFSSPEAIQSLLSDREKLCQLLEEHPKLMGMLQEKLAGQSSSDT, from the exons GGCCACTTCACCTCCTTCATTCGCTTTGGAGGTTTTTGTGCAGTGTGAAGGTGAAACAAGGTTTAGGCGGCTCTGTCAGCCTTTTCTGTATTCTCATTCTTCATCAAATGTGCTTGAAGTTGAG GCTGTTGTGACTAATCATGTGGTTGTAAGGGGCAGCTACCGCAGCCTGACCTTAGTCATATATGGTAACACAGCAGAAGATCTGGGACAGTTCAACATAGAAGTTGATTTGGATAGCACTTTAACTAATACTGTTTCTTGTATTGAGGGAAAGCTTGAAGACCTCCCACCAGCACTACATCCAATTAATGTGACAATTGGGGATCTGATTTTTATGCCTAAAGCATTGTCTTTAGAAGTTCCTGTGTCTGATATTTCTGTCGAGGTCAAGCAATTGTTAGATTTGACATTTAAGGTTTTGCAGTTGTCAAACCGTGGAGACGTGATTGATAAAGTTATTAGTATGATTGTCTCGGCGGCATCTTCTTGTGCAACTCATAGCTGTTATTGTCCAGCTATCAGTCAGAAACAATCTTTGGTGGGGAAATCTACAAATTATGAAGGACAGTCGCATTTTGATTATACTGAGGCTAGAAATGAGCTTTTTGATATCTACAACAGCCTTCATCATGAATCAGGGAAACTTTCATCTGAATACTTGGGAGACAGCATGCTTTTTGAATATGAGGCTGATTTGGCTACTTCAAAACAATTGATGGATATCCTGCAAAAATACATCCATTTTGATGGGGCTTCTGGAATTTTCGGGCATCATCAGCTTTCAAAG AATAAGAGTGTCATTCTGTGGTTGAGTGCTGCTCTTTTGTTGTGCTCTGGCAGCGAGAGCTGCTTCCACTTCGTTAATAGTGGGGGCATGGAGCAGCTTGGATATATAATTACCCATGACGTGCAGAATTCTCATGCCATTACATTGATGGTGCTTGGAGTTGTGGAGCAGGCTACTAGGCACTCAATTGGTTGTGAAGGATTCCTTGGGTGGTGGCCTCGTGAAGATGAAAGCATTCCTTTGGGGACCAGTGTAGGTTATAATGAGTTGTTGAAGCTGCTATTGCAGAAACAGCCCCATGATGTTGCTTCTCTTGCAACTCATATACTTCATCGCTTGCGTTTTTATGAGGTTGCTTCGAGATACGAG TCTTCAGTATTATCTGCACTTGCAAGTCTTTCGACATCTGGAAGGGTTACTAATGCCACTGTAGACAAGCTTACCAGTGCTAGGTTCCAACTCAAAACCCTCATG AAAATGATAAATTCACGCGCTCCACTTGAAGATCCTTCCCCACTAGCCAGCACTAGCAGATCGTTGCTTCTTGGTGAAACAGAAGGAGTGTTGTTATACAAATCAACTTGTAGCTTGATTACTTCATCAAATTGTTGGTTTTCTAATTGGGATATCGACTCACACTTACTATTCCTTCTGAAG GAGAGGGGATTCTTTCCTTTGTCAGCTGCACTGTTATCATCTATCTCGCAGTCTCAAATGGGAAACGCTGTGGACATATTTGTGGATATTGCATCATATCTTGAAGCAGTAATTCTGTCACTTCTTTTCTGCCGCTCAG GCTTAATCTTCCTCCTCCATCACCCTGAACTCTCCACTAATGTAATTCTTGCTCTAAGGGGTTCTGATGGGTTGAAGAAGGAAGAACCTCTACCGCTTCGTTATGCATCTGTCTTGATATCCAAGGGGTTTGTTTGTCAACCAGAGGAAATTGGATTGATTGTCGAAAAACATTTGAGAGTG GTTAATGCAATAGATCGTCTGCTTACATCAGATGCACATTCTGAAGAAATTTTATGGGTGCTGTGGGAGCTGTGTGCTCTTTCTAG GTCTCATTGTGGGCGACAGGCTTTGTTGGCTCTGGGGCATTTTCCAGAG GCTGTTTCGGTTTTGATAGCAGCATTACAATCCATTAAGGAGCTGGATCCAGATACCTCAAATAGTG GTTTTGTACCACTGAATCTAGCAGTCTTTCACTCAGCCGCTGAGATATTTGAAGTCATTGTTACCGATCTAACTGCATCATCCCTGGGTTCATGGATTGGGAATGCTACGGAACTTCACAGGGCTTTAAATTCTTCTTCCCCAGGGTCCAACAGGAAGGATGCCCCTACACGGCTTTTGGAGTGGGTAGATGCTAGTATAGTTTACCATAGAAAAGGGGCAACTGGTCTTCTACAGTACATTGCTTTGTTAGCGTCTGGTGGAGACCCTCACATGGCTTCGACAAGTATTTTGTTAGCAGACACAATGGATGTTGAGAATATGGTTGGAGATTCTTCCACAAGTTCTGATAGTAATCTTATTGAGAATCTTCTTGGGAAGCCAATTTCTGAAAATAGTTATCGTGCTGCTGTTCTTCGTGATTCTTCTGTGGCTCAGATGACTACTGCATTCCGAATTTTGGCATTCATTTCAGAGAACTCG GCTGTTGCTACTGCTCTGTATGATGAAGGTGCTGTAATGGTTATCCATGCTGTTCTACTTGACTGTAGGCTCATGCTTGAGAGGTCCTCCAACAACTACG ATTACCTTGTTGATGAGGGCAGCGAAGGTAATTCGACTTCTGATTTACTGCTGGAACGCACTCGTGAGCAGGGTCTAGTTGATCTTGTAATTCCTTCTTTGGTGCTACTGGTTAATCTCTTGCAGAAATTACAG GATGCCAAGGAGCAACACAGGAATACAAAACTGATGAAAGCCCTTTTACATTTGCATCGAGAGATGAg CACGAGGTTAGCTTCCTGTGCAGCAGATTTATCATCTCCTTATCCTTGTTCTGCACTTGGGTTGGAAGCTGCATGCCATCTCCTTGTTTCAGCACTTGCTTGTTGGCCGGTTTATGGTTGGACTCCTGGCCTTTTCAGTTGTCTTGTTGACAGTCTTCATGCTACTTCATTGCTGGCTTTGGGTCCAAAAGAGGCCTGCTGTTTGCTTTGTCTACTG AATGATCTACTTCCCGAAGAAGGTTTTTGGCTTTGGAAGAATGGAATGCCCATGTTGAGTGCTCTTAGAACATTGGCTGTTGGGTCATTATTAGGGCCTCAGAAGGAGAAACAGATTGGTTGGTACTTACAGCCTGAACATCTTGAGAGGGTGCTGAGCCAATTGACGCCACAACTTGATAAAATTGGACAGATCATTCTACAATGTGCTGTCAGT ACACTCGTAGTCATGCAAGACATGCTGCGGGTCTTTATTATTCGCATTGCATGCCTGAATGCGGATCATGCTTGCTCACTTCTACGCCcgataatttcgtgggttcgTGATCGAATTTCCGTGTTGTCTTCATTACCGGACACAGATGCTTACAAG GTTTACAGACTACTTGATTTTCTGAGTATCCTACTGGAGCATCCACGTGCAAAG GAGGGTGCTTTTCAGATGCTTATTAAAGTGCTTGAGAGGTGTATTGCTGTAGCTGATTCAGATGAGAAGCAATTCTGTGACAACAGAAATATAGATAAATGTGGATTTCCTCTGCTAACTTGGTGTGCTCCTGTATTCAAATCCTTTTCACTGCTAAATGATTCTCGGAAAGCTGTGCAAGCTCTTGGAATTTATGATAGGCGAGT GCACAATTATGAAAATTTGACGACTGAGGATCGTTCCCGGATCATGTCCTATCTCCTTAAGTTTTGCAAG GTCCTACCAGTGGGAAGAGAATTACTTGCTTGTTTATCAACTTTTAAGGAGTTATGTTTCAGCAGTGAATGGAAAAGTGCTTTGCATTCTCTTCTCCTTCATATCCAGTCCTCTCGTAATGAGGAATGTGATGTAGATGGTAGATATGAAAGGGATGGAAGTGATAATCTACTCAATACTTTTGAATGGAGGAAATCACCTCCTTTGTTATGCTGCTGGATTACTCTACTCAGATCTCTTGATTCAAAGGATGTTGTGCCAGATTATGCAGTCGAGGCTGTTGACGCATTATCTTCTGGCGCTTTGTGCTTTTGTATGGATGGGATAAG CTTGAACTTGGACAGGGTTTCTGCACTGAAGTATCTTTTTGGACTCCCTTTCAATACTAGTGGGGCTGATGTTTTCCTCGAAGAGAACATAAAGTATATAGAGGATTTGACAAACTTGCTCGGGTCCAAGATAAGTGATGAAAAGTATCCCACTGATACCGATATGAATTCAACTTTGTATCAG GCTAAGAAGTTGGTGGAATCGTTATTGTTCTTGTTGCAAAAGCCTACCCACTTACTAAAGGTGGACGACATAAGTTATAGTGCATTCCTTCCATCCACAAGTGATGCTCCAGGTTCTTCAAAGATGCATATGGTGGCCGATGGAAGTGCTGGAAAGGCAGAAGATTACAGCTTAGGTGGACTCGCGGAAAAATTTATCTGGGAATGTCCTGAAAACTTACCCGATAGATTATCACAGACAGCTCTATCGCTGAAACGGAAAATATCCCCTCTTGAAGGCTCAAATAGGCGTCCTAGAGGAGACAATTCACCTGGTGAAACCGTGGGTCAAAACACATTTTCTCGTGGATCAGGCCCACCTATTGTCCCTGCGGGCCCCACTCGTAGGGATACCTTCCGACAGCGGAAGCCCAATACTAGTAGACCCCCGTCTATGCATGTGGATGACTATGTTGCTAGAGAAAGAAGTGTTGATGTTACTAGTAGTTCTAATGTGATTGCTGTCCCGCGGATTGGATCTAGCAGTGGGAGACCTCCATCTATTCATGTGGATGAATTCATGGCCAGACAAAGGGAACGGCAAAATCCGGTGGGACAGGTAGTTGGTGATGCAACGCAAGTGAAAAATACGCCTGCAGAAAGTGACGCCAGTGCAGAGAAGTCCAATAGTAAACCTAGGCAGTTGAAACCAGATCTTGACGATGATCTTCAGGGAATAGATATAGTTTTCGATGGTGAGGAATCAGAATCGGATGATAAGCTGCCATTTCCTCAGCCTGATGATAATCTACCTCAGCCAGAATCTGTTGCAGTTGAACAAAATTCTCCTCGTTCTATTGTTGGAGAGACAGAGAATGATATAAATGGCAATAGTCAGTTTTCTCACTTAGGTGATGAAAGTATCCAGAGTGAATTTTCTTCAAGAATGCTGGTTTCACGTCCGGAGTTGACTTTGACTCGGGAACCGAGTATTTCTTCGGATAGAAAATATTACGAGCCATCTGATGGGACAAAGCATACTCCGCTGAGTAGTTCTGGGTTTTCTCCCTCCTTGTATAATAGAACTGCCGGCCAATCCGTTCAATCACCAattaattctagggttcctCCGAACTTGTCTTCGAAGAATAGTCCTCAACAAACTGGTGCTGTTCAGGGAGTTTACGACCTTAAATTTCAACCCCCTTTACCTCCAATGCCACCTCCATCAACAATCTCACCCGCACAATTGAAAACTGCGGATACCGCTTCAAGTCAATCGTCTCCCTTTGTTAATGCTGGGGCAGATGGGCAGGGCCCACCGCCTCCGGGCTTTCAT gTGCATACTGAGTATCTATCTGCTTTGAGCAAGAGTTCTACCTTGCTGACAACTTCTAGgcctccaccaccactgcctCCTACGCCGCCCCCATATTCGGCCTCCTCTACACCACCTTCGAAAACTTCTACTTCACAATCTCAACTGTACAATCAAACAAGCATTGGACCAAGCGATTTTGTACAGACACCTGTTGCACCTTTCAAAGACCCTCGCACGGTCACCCTTTCTGTATCATATCCACCGCCTTcacttatgcctccattggttTTCAGTAGGCCCAATTCAATGCTTTATGGAACTAGTCCTACTCCACATCAAGGAGAAAACCAGCCTAGTATTTCACAGAATCTCTCCATTCCTTTACCTACCTTTCAGCCTTTTCAGTCTCTCGGTCAATTGCAGCCCCTGCAACCGCCACAAATTCTCCGTCCACCTCAACCACCTCAGCACCTTAGACCGCCAGTCCCGCCTTCGCCACAGTCTGAGCAAGGGGTGTCTTTGTTACAGAGCCCTGTTCAAATGCAAGTGCACCAGCAGTTGCAGATTTTGCAACAACCTCATGTTTCTCCTCTTCATGTATATTATCAATCCCCACAACAAGAGAGTTTTTCGCATccacagcagcagcagcaacatcaACAGCAACAAGTTGAGCATTCTCAACTGCAAATTATGCATCAACAAGGCGGTACATCCCAGCAGCAACAAGATCCTATGATGTCGTTACAGCATTTCTTCAGTTCCCCGGAAGCTATCCAG TCCCTCTTGAGTGATCGGGAGAAACTTTGCCAGCTTTTAGAGGAGCATCCAAAATTGATGGGAATGCTTCAG GAGAAATTGGCCGGCCAAAGTTCAAGTGATACGTAA